A window of Acidobacteriota bacterium contains these coding sequences:
- a CDS encoding GMC family oxidoreductase, with amino-acid sequence MSAKAIVAAGGSIGSTALLLRSGLGPSLPRLGAGFTCHPAHILVAEHERPITNDVGHPKSFYLDRAVDEGYVLETCMYFPFITAKNLTGFGVPHATLMRAFPRLQMILVLACDKAVPENRISVDSDGKAIVHYSFTKETVASLVRATRTAARIFFAAGAVRVHAPSADPPLLERAEAGAIDARVDERHFRTGRISVSAAHLMGGCGMGSSPADSVTDSWGRVHGRPGLFVADSSLFPDSLEINPYLTVMALADRAAERIREDAGSLLGAPGRAR; translated from the coding sequence GTGAGCGCGAAGGCGATCGTCGCAGCGGGCGGCTCTATCGGGTCGACGGCGCTCCTCCTGCGCTCGGGCCTCGGACCGTCCCTCCCCCGCCTCGGCGCGGGCTTCACGTGCCACCCGGCGCACATCCTCGTCGCCGAGCACGAGCGCCCGATCACGAACGACGTCGGGCACCCGAAGAGCTTCTACCTCGACCGCGCCGTGGACGAGGGCTACGTCCTCGAAACGTGCATGTACTTCCCGTTCATCACGGCGAAGAACCTCACGGGGTTCGGCGTCCCGCACGCGACGCTCATGCGCGCCTTCCCGCGCCTTCAGATGATCCTCGTCCTCGCGTGCGACAAGGCCGTCCCCGAAAACCGCATCTCCGTCGACTCGGACGGCAAGGCAATCGTCCATTACTCCTTCACGAAGGAGACCGTCGCGTCCCTCGTCCGGGCGACGCGCACCGCCGCGCGCATCTTCTTCGCGGCGGGCGCCGTTCGCGTCCACGCCCCTTCGGCCGATCCGCCGCTCCTCGAGCGCGCGGAGGCCGGGGCGATCGACGCGCGCGTCGACGAGCGGCACTTCCGCACGGGCCGCATCTCCGTCTCCGCGGCGCACCTGATGGGCGGTTGCGGAATGGGCTCGTCGCCCGCCGACTCCGTGACGGACTCTTGGGGACGCGTGCATGGCCGGCCGGGGCTCTTCGTCGCGGACTCGAGCCTCTTCCCCGATTCGCTGGAGATCAACCCGTACCTCACGGTCATGGCCCTCGCCGACCGCGCCGCCGAGCGCATCCGCGAAGACGCGGGCTCGCTCCTCGGCGCCCCCGGACGGGCGCGATGA